One Mycolicibacterium fortuitum subsp. fortuitum genomic window carries:
- a CDS encoding mycofactocin-coupled SDR family oxidoreductase, which translates to MITGAARGQGRSHALTLAAEGADTILVDVPGDITDTGYPSGTAEELLATAAEVESLGRRAVRVEADVRDLPALEEALTEAVQKLGRLDIVSANAGIASKPYLSHELSPQTWRQMIDINLTGVWHTAKVAIPHILAGQRGGAIVLTSSAAGLKGYAHISHYTAAKHGVVGLMRSLAVELAPHHIRVNSLHPTQVDTPMIQNEGTYRIFCPDKENPTRADFEVASTAMNKLPIPWVEPEDVSKALLFLVSDDARYITGAAIPVDAGTTL; encoded by the coding sequence TTGATCACCGGCGCCGCCCGCGGCCAAGGTCGTTCCCACGCCCTCACATTGGCCGCCGAGGGAGCAGACACCATTTTGGTCGATGTCCCCGGCGACATCACGGACACCGGATATCCCTCGGGGACTGCCGAGGAACTGCTCGCCACCGCCGCTGAAGTCGAATCCTTGGGCCGCCGCGCGGTCCGCGTCGAGGCCGACGTCCGCGACTTACCGGCACTTGAGGAAGCCCTCACCGAGGCGGTTCAGAAGCTGGGCCGACTCGACATTGTCTCGGCCAACGCCGGTATTGCGAGCAAACCATATCTGTCACACGAGCTTTCACCGCAGACGTGGCGGCAGATGATCGACATCAACCTCACCGGTGTGTGGCACACCGCCAAGGTTGCGATTCCGCACATCTTGGCCGGACAACGCGGTGGAGCAATCGTGCTGACAAGTTCTGCGGCTGGCCTAAAAGGCTACGCGCATATCTCGCACTACACCGCCGCCAAGCACGGGGTCGTCGGATTGATGCGCAGTCTTGCCGTGGAGCTTGCGCCACACCACATCCGCGTGAACTCATTGCACCCGACACAGGTCGACACACCGATGATCCAGAATGAAGGGACATACCGGATCTTCTGCCCCGACAAAGAGAATCCGACTCGGGCTGACTTCGAGGTCGCCTCAACGGCGATGAACAAACTGCCCATCCCCTGGGTCGAGCCGGAAGATGTCAGCAAGGCCTTGTTGTTTCTTGTCTCCGATGACGCCCGTTACATCACCGGCGCAGCGATCCCTGTGGATGCCGGCACGACACTGTGA
- a CDS encoding LLM class flavin-dependent oxidoreductase has product MTIVHSRVDFGAFLAPWHLPTSDAHFSIQHDLELVEHLDRLGFAEFWMGEHHSGGVEIIASPELFVAAASQRTKQIKLGLGVVSLPYHHPFLLADRLVLLDHLSNGRMIFGAGPGQLADDAKMIGIDPMDNRRKMEESFAVINRLLAGETVNEDTDWYTCRDAYLHVAPYTDFQVAVTATVSPTGPKLAGRFGAGILSLAATNPVGVELLANHWQIAEEIAAENGKTVRRDEWRLTGIMHVADTEEQARADVRHGLLELMNYLSHITPGFEASDDLDGLIDNINESGLAVIGTPEMAINQIRRLQEKSGGFGKFLVLHGEWAPTHAALRSFELIAQQVAPHFNGDLASRKRGFDQTVNSNRAAADITQAGQEEAQKRFEAERTIKTH; this is encoded by the coding sequence ATGACCATCGTGCACTCCCGCGTTGACTTCGGCGCCTTCCTTGCGCCGTGGCACTTGCCCACCTCAGACGCCCATTTCTCCATCCAGCACGACCTTGAACTCGTCGAGCACCTCGATCGACTCGGCTTTGCGGAGTTCTGGATGGGCGAGCATCACTCCGGCGGTGTCGAAATCATCGCCTCACCAGAGTTGTTTGTCGCAGCCGCCTCGCAGCGCACCAAACAGATCAAGCTCGGCCTCGGCGTGGTGTCACTGCCCTACCATCACCCCTTTCTGCTCGCAGACCGTCTGGTGCTGCTCGACCATCTGAGCAATGGCCGAATGATCTTCGGTGCTGGACCCGGCCAGCTGGCCGACGACGCAAAAATGATCGGCATCGACCCCATGGACAACCGTCGGAAGATGGAGGAGTCCTTCGCTGTCATCAACCGCTTGCTGGCCGGTGAAACAGTTAACGAGGACACCGACTGGTACACCTGTCGGGACGCTTACCTACACGTCGCACCGTACACCGATTTCCAGGTGGCAGTCACGGCCACGGTGTCCCCGACCGGACCCAAACTCGCAGGGAGATTCGGCGCCGGCATCCTCTCGCTCGCGGCGACGAATCCGGTGGGCGTGGAACTGCTGGCCAATCATTGGCAGATCGCCGAGGAGATCGCCGCCGAGAACGGGAAGACCGTGCGCCGCGACGAGTGGCGGCTGACCGGAATCATGCATGTCGCCGACACCGAGGAGCAGGCGCGTGCTGACGTCCGCCACGGGCTGCTGGAACTGATGAACTACCTGTCCCACATCACTCCGGGATTCGAAGCATCCGATGACCTCGATGGGCTCATCGACAACATCAACGAATCCGGTCTCGCGGTGATCGGCACCCCGGAGATGGCCATCAACCAGATCCGCCGCCTCCAGGAGAAATCGGGTGGGTTCGGCAAGTTCCTTGTCCTGCACGGTGAATGGGCGCCCACCCACGCCGCGCTGCGCAGCTTCGAACTCATCGCTCAGCAGGTTGCGCCGCATTTCAACGGTGATCTTGCCTCGCGCAAGCGTGGGTTCGACCAAACCGTCAACAGCAATCGCGCCGCCGCCGATATTACCCAGGCCGGGCAAGAAGAAGCCCAGAAGCGTTTCGAAGCCGAGCGCACCATCAAGACGCACTGA
- a CDS encoding IS481 family transposase yields MSHRNAPLSETGRLRLARCVVEDGWTLRRAAERFQVAVTTAARWAGRYRELGRAGMVDRSSRPHHSPNRTPTRTERRIIKVRVLRRWGPARIGYLLGLHPSTVHRVLTRYGLAKLRWLDRPTGLVVRRMEPAQCGELVHVDVKKLGKIPDGGGWRLLGRATGRRHSQAHQSVRNTSRHPAIGYHFLHTAIDGHSRLAYSEILADERKDTAAAFWSRAHAWFTEYGITVRKVLTDNGSCYRSHAFKEALGQIEHRRTRPYRPQTNGKVERFHRTLADEWAYARLYTSDTERCAEYPLWLHTYNHHRGHTALGGQPPATRVPNLSGQYS; encoded by the coding sequence GTGTCCCACCGTAATGCCCCGTTGTCAGAAACCGGTCGTCTGCGCCTAGCCCGATGCGTCGTGGAGGACGGCTGGACGCTACGACGTGCTGCTGAGCGATTCCAGGTCGCGGTGACCACAGCAGCACGCTGGGCCGGCCGCTACCGCGAGCTCGGCAGGGCCGGAATGGTCGATCGCAGCTCACGACCGCACCACAGCCCCAACCGGACACCCACACGAACCGAACGTCGAATCATCAAAGTCCGGGTCCTGCGCCGGTGGGGGCCAGCCCGCATCGGTTATCTGCTCGGTCTGCATCCCTCCACCGTCCATCGCGTTCTGACCCGTTACGGCCTGGCCAAACTGCGCTGGCTCGACCGACCCACCGGCCTGGTCGTACGCCGGATGGAGCCCGCACAGTGCGGCGAACTGGTCCACGTCGACGTGAAGAAACTGGGCAAGATCCCCGACGGTGGAGGTTGGCGATTACTGGGCCGTGCCACGGGCAGACGCCATTCCCAAGCCCACCAATCGGTACGCAACACCTCGCGACATCCTGCGATCGGCTACCACTTCCTGCACACCGCCATCGACGGCCACTCACGACTGGCCTACAGCGAGATACTCGCCGACGAACGCAAGGACACCGCCGCAGCATTCTGGTCGCGGGCACACGCATGGTTCACCGAATACGGGATCACCGTTCGAAAAGTATTGACTGACAACGGTTCCTGTTACCGTTCCCATGCCTTCAAAGAAGCACTCGGGCAGATTGAACACCGCCGCACCCGGCCGTATCGGCCGCAGACCAACGGCAAGGTCGAACGGTTCCACCGCACCTTGGCCGATGAATGGGCCTACGCCCGGCTCTACACCAGCGACACCGAACGCTGCGCCGAATACCCCCTGTGGCTACACACCTACAATCACCACCGCGGCCACACCGCACTCGGCGGCCAACCACCCGCCACCCGCGTACCTAACCTTTCAGGTCAGTACAGCTAG
- a CDS encoding limonene-1,2-epoxide hydrolase family protein yields the protein MSLHVDAPTWVSADPADKAAANADETLVLKFLQELTTNDADRLITYFDDEGMYQNMPLPPAYGRDAVHATLAGLLGVMSIDVVETFHIASANGFVYTERVDVLTALPTGKSFPLAVLGVFQLRDGKIVGWRDYFDLREFEEAVELPLRG from the coding sequence ATGTCGCTTCACGTTGACGCCCCCACATGGGTGTCCGCAGACCCGGCCGACAAGGCCGCTGCCAACGCCGACGAAACCCTGGTCCTGAAGTTTCTGCAGGAACTGACCACCAATGACGCGGACCGACTGATCACCTACTTCGACGACGAGGGCATGTACCAGAACATGCCCTTGCCCCCGGCGTACGGACGTGACGCTGTGCACGCGACCTTGGCCGGGCTCCTTGGCGTCATGAGCATCGACGTCGTGGAAACTTTTCACATCGCTTCGGCCAACGGCTTCGTCTACACCGAGCGCGTCGATGTTCTGACCGCGTTGCCCACCGGCAAGTCTTTTCCCCTTGCCGTGCTCGGTGTCTTTCAGTTGCGCGACGGCAAGATCGTCGGGTGGCGTGACTACTTCGACCTTCGCGAGTTCGAAGAGGCCGTCGAGCTCCCACTGCGCGGCTAG
- a CDS encoding LLM class flavin-dependent oxidoreductase → MKYSVVLTPTADSHEIAVRAEKLGFDGVWFFDSPLLYTDIFVAMAVAASRTSRIRLGTGVVVPANRIAPVTANAIASLNALAPGRITLGLGTGFSGRNTLGRKPIRLAHLKHDIDVMRSLLDGDHVEWSDHEGSARSVLPQRGRGGTGL, encoded by the coding sequence ATGAAGTACAGCGTCGTACTGACCCCGACCGCGGACTCACACGAAATCGCCGTGCGCGCAGAGAAACTCGGCTTCGACGGCGTCTGGTTCTTCGACAGTCCACTGCTGTACACCGATATCTTCGTCGCGATGGCGGTTGCAGCCTCGCGCACCTCCCGGATCCGACTCGGTACCGGGGTCGTCGTGCCCGCCAATCGCATCGCCCCGGTGACGGCCAATGCCATCGCCTCACTGAATGCCCTGGCGCCAGGCCGGATCACACTGGGCCTCGGAACAGGATTTTCCGGCCGGAACACGCTAGGCAGAAAGCCCATCCGGCTGGCCCATCTCAAGCACGACATCGATGTCATGCGGTCACTTCTGGACGGAGACCACGTCGAATGGTCCGACCATGAGGGTTCAGCGCGCAGTGTTCTACCACAACGTGGTAGAGGGGGCACTGGACTTTGA